One window of the Pedobacter ginsengisoli genome contains the following:
- a CDS encoding TfoX/Sxy family protein, with amino-acid sequence MTEKAMFSGICFMVDEKMCICVTSTGLLCRIGRSKADEKLEESNCRQMVNNGRTMKDFVYVDDTDVEKNQELKYWLNLCLEFNPSAKSSKKKK; translated from the coding sequence GTGACAGAAAAAGCAATGTTCAGTGGAATATGCTTTATGGTTGATGAAAAGATGTGCATATGCGTAACCAGCACCGGACTGTTATGCCGCATTGGCCGAAGCAAAGCAGACGAAAAACTGGAAGAAAGCAATTGCAGGCAGATGGTCAATAACGGGCGAACGATGAAGGATTTTGTATATGTGGATGATACTGATGTTGAGAAAAACCAGGAGCTGAAGTACTGGCTAAATCTGTGTCTGGAGTTTAATCCGTCAGCCAAATCCTCCAAAAAGAAAAAGTAG
- a CDS encoding carboxymuconolactone decarboxylase family protein has product MEQRINFFAKGQNAMKAMYGLGSYLAKSPVEKKLLNLIYFRVSQINGCAFCLDMHSKDLRVEGETEQRLYVLNAWRDAPLYTDRERAALAWAEAVTKIKEGDVSDEVYHEAIQQFTEEELIDLTIAVNTINSYNRLNIAFRTPAGDYQPGAFAIKA; this is encoded by the coding sequence ATGGAACAAAGAATCAATTTTTTCGCAAAAGGACAAAACGCTATGAAAGCAATGTATGGTTTAGGAAGTTATCTTGCTAAATCTCCGGTTGAAAAGAAACTTTTAAACTTAATTTATTTCAGGGTATCTCAAATTAATGGATGTGCATTTTGTTTGGATATGCATTCAAAAGATTTACGTGTGGAAGGCGAGACTGAGCAACGATTATATGTATTGAACGCATGGCGTGATGCGCCACTATATACAGATCGTGAGCGTGCTGCATTGGCATGGGCAGAAGCAGTAACCAAGATAAAAGAAGGTGACGTTTCTGACGAGGTTTATCATGAAGCTATACAGCAGTTTACTGAAGAGGAGCTGATTGATTTGACCATTGCCGTTAATACCATTAACAGCTATAATCGCCTTAATATCGCTTTTCGTACTCCGGCAGGAGATTATCAGCCAGGTGCATTTGCGATAAAAGCTTAA
- the mobC gene encoding conjugal transfer protein MobC, whose protein sequence is MAMQTGENEQAMRKILEMTRFISISILLLHFYYYGYMTFGLWGFVSAFTDRMMVNIAHSGLFEDFHRSKFIALGFLFISLLGVRGKKDEKLSSKTGLAYLFTGLLLYFISALVLLLTLSPHWRSLLYIGLTSIGYLLMLTGATLCSRIIKGKLSGDIFNRDQESFPQEERLLENEFSINLPTRYKLKGKERRGYINVISPARATIVLGNPGSGKSAFCIREFITQALAKASPYSMLVYDFKFPDLSLIAYNHWLKHKDRYPGKPECIFINFDDLSRCHRGNVFDPLGMVDITDASESARTILLGLNREWQKKQGDFFVESPINFVTAIIWFLRKYQNGAYCTLPHAIELIQLDYDSLFTVMRLEKEIEVLINPFVNAYLNDVMEQLEGQIASAKIALARLSSPQLYYVLSGNDFSLDINNPEHPKVICMGNNPQKIQTYGAVLSLYVNRLLKIINQKNKLKSMLIFDEFPTLTTDIIPTIATGRSNKIGVCLGIQDASQLRKDYGREQADVIMSTVGNIIAGQVTGDTAKQLSERIGKIMQDRQSMSINSGDTSVSKSRQLEFAVPASRIAALSSGEFVGMVADIPDQKITLKAFHGEILNNFDALNKEEAAYVPIPVIRRVNSTMVQTNYLQIKRDVQDIVQAEVQRMMGDPALAHLVIRKN, encoded by the coding sequence ATGGCAATGCAAACAGGTGAGAATGAACAGGCAATGAGAAAGATTTTGGAGATGACAAGGTTCATTTCAATCAGTATCCTGCTCTTACATTTTTATTATTATGGCTATATGACGTTTGGATTGTGGGGATTTGTCAGTGCTTTTACTGACCGGATGATGGTCAATATAGCGCATTCGGGATTGTTTGAAGATTTCCATAGATCCAAGTTTATTGCTTTAGGTTTTCTGTTCATCTCACTATTGGGGGTAAGAGGGAAAAAGGATGAGAAATTAAGTTCTAAAACCGGCCTTGCCTATTTGTTCACCGGTCTGCTATTGTATTTTATCAGCGCCCTGGTTCTGCTGTTGACACTGAGTCCGCATTGGAGGAGCCTGCTGTATATCGGGCTGACTTCCATCGGGTATTTGTTGATGCTGACAGGTGCGACGCTATGTTCCAGAATTATCAAGGGCAAACTGAGTGGTGATATTTTTAATCGTGACCAGGAGAGTTTTCCCCAGGAAGAACGCCTGCTGGAAAATGAGTTTTCAATCAATTTGCCGACCAGGTATAAGCTGAAGGGTAAGGAAAGAAGGGGTTATATCAATGTGATCTCCCCGGCACGTGCCACCATAGTATTGGGCAACCCCGGTTCAGGCAAGTCAGCTTTTTGCATCCGGGAATTTATCACACAGGCACTGGCCAAAGCTTCGCCTTATTCTATGCTGGTATATGATTTCAAATTTCCAGATCTTTCTTTAATTGCCTATAACCACTGGTTGAAGCATAAGGATCGTTACCCCGGTAAACCAGAATGTATTTTTATTAATTTTGACGACTTATCGCGATGCCATCGCGGAAATGTGTTTGATCCATTAGGGATGGTGGACATAACTGACGCCTCAGAATCTGCACGTACCATTCTTTTGGGACTGAATCGGGAGTGGCAGAAAAAGCAGGGTGATTTTTTTGTGGAATCTCCAATTAATTTTGTGACAGCGATTATCTGGTTTTTGCGCAAGTATCAGAACGGGGCCTATTGTACCTTACCACATGCGATTGAACTGATTCAGCTGGATTATGACAGCCTGTTCACCGTGATGCGTCTGGAAAAGGAAATAGAGGTGTTGATAAACCCGTTTGTAAATGCTTACCTGAATGATGTCATGGAACAACTTGAAGGGCAGATTGCCTCCGCTAAGATTGCATTGGCCAGGTTGTCATCTCCTCAGCTCTATTATGTGCTGTCCGGAAATGATTTTAGTCTGGATATCAATAATCCCGAGCATCCGAAGGTCATTTGTATGGGAAATAACCCACAGAAAATCCAGACCTATGGGGCTGTGCTTTCTTTGTACGTAAACCGTTTGCTGAAAATCATCAATCAGAAGAATAAGTTGAAATCCATGTTGATCTTTGATGAGTTTCCCACGTTAACCACCGACATCATTCCCACCATTGCTACCGGCAGGAGTAACAAAATAGGGGTTTGCCTGGGCATACAGGACGCAAGCCAGTTGCGTAAGGATTATGGCCGGGAACAGGCAGATGTAATCATGAGCACTGTGGGCAACATCATTGCAGGCCAGGTGACAGGTGATACCGCCAAACAGCTGAGTGAGCGAATCGGCAAGATCATGCAGGACCGCCAAAGCATGTCAATCAATAGCGGCGATACCTCCGTCAGTAAAAGCAGGCAACTGGAATTTGCCGTTCCGGCCTCCAGAATTGCAGCACTCTCCAGTGGAGAATTTGTAGGCATGGTTGCCGATATTCCAGACCAAAAAATTACCTTAAAGGCTTTTCATGGCGAGATATTGAACAATTTTGATGCCCTCAATAAGGAAGAAGCGGCGTATGTTCCGATCCCCGTAATCAGAAGGGTCAATTCAACTATGGTACAAACGAATTACCTGCAGATCAAGCGGGATGTTCAGGACATTGTCCAGGCTGAGGTTCAGCGCATGATGGGCGATCCTGCACTTGCCCATTTGGTGATTCGCAAGAATTAA
- a CDS encoding calcium:proton antiporter codes for MSKKPALPLWTILSPIVAWLAYFGSSLNLGIFYTFFLAAVLIAAVLAAVHHAEVVAHRVGEPFGTLLLALAITVIEVALIVSLMLTGGPDTAALARDTVLAAVMIILTGIIGLCLLVGGAKFKEQVFSLPGVSAALVTLTAILVLTLILPNYTTSKAGPEYTPTQLIFVAVVCLVLYGAFVMVQTIRHRDFFLPPDADGDEEVHAEPPTNKIALLSTFLLLLCLGIVVLLAKALAPDIENAVINFGAPKSLVGVIIATVVLLPEGLAAYHAARKNRLQTSLNLALGSALASIGLTIPAVAIVSILTGMTITLGIDMKATVLLLLAQFTIMLSLATGKTNILQGVVLMVIFMVYLFTIIAP; via the coding sequence ATGAGCAAAAAACCAGCACTTCCTTTATGGACCATCCTATCCCCAATTGTTGCCTGGTTAGCCTATTTTGGCAGTTCATTGAATCTGGGGATTTTCTATACTTTTTTTCTGGCGGCTGTACTTATTGCTGCTGTTCTTGCGGCCGTACATCATGCCGAAGTTGTAGCGCACCGTGTTGGAGAACCTTTTGGAACCTTGTTGCTCGCACTGGCAATTACTGTAATCGAAGTGGCGTTGATTGTTTCTTTAATGCTAACGGGTGGACCGGATACTGCTGCTCTTGCCCGGGATACGGTTCTGGCTGCAGTGATGATTATTCTAACCGGAATTATCGGTTTATGTTTACTCGTAGGTGGGGCCAAGTTTAAAGAACAGGTGTTTAGCCTGCCGGGAGTAAGTGCAGCACTGGTAACCCTTACCGCAATATTAGTACTTACGCTGATCCTTCCAAATTATACCACCAGCAAAGCAGGGCCTGAATACACCCCTACGCAGCTCATCTTTGTTGCTGTAGTTTGCCTCGTATTATATGGCGCTTTTGTAATGGTTCAGACCATCAGACACCGCGATTTCTTCTTACCACCTGATGCTGATGGCGACGAAGAAGTACATGCAGAGCCACCTACCAATAAGATTGCTTTGTTGAGTACATTTTTATTGCTTTTATGCCTGGGCATTGTGGTACTACTGGCAAAAGCTCTGGCCCCTGACATCGAAAATGCGGTAATCAATTTTGGCGCGCCAAAATCATTGGTTGGGGTTATCATTGCTACTGTAGTATTGCTTCCGGAGGGTCTTGCAGCTTATCATGCGGCAAGAAAAAACCGCCTGCAAACCAGCCTCAACCTAGCCCTAGGCTCTGCATTGGCCAGTATCGGCTTAACTATTCCCGCTGTGGCCATCGTATCTATCCTAACCGGAATGACCATCACCTTAGGGATCGACATGAAGGCTACCGTATTGTTGCTGCTGGCACAGTTTACGATCATGCTTTCGCTGGCCACTGGCAAAACTAACATTTTACAGGGTGTGGTTTTAATGGTAATATTTATGGTTTATCTTTTCACGATTATAGCCCCTTAG